Genomic DNA from Betaproteobacteria bacterium:
CATGTCGATGCGCGAGCTGCACGCGCTCTTGACCGGAACGGTGGTGGTCCCGCCGGGCTGCGGGCAGAAGGGCAACGGTTTGCCGCTAATGGCCTGAACCTTCCCGCTCACGAAGCCGGCCATGGCGCGGGTCGTCACCAGCACCGCGTTGTGCTCCGTGACGACTTCGGCGGTGGTGGAGTTCGGCGCGGGCACCCGGCCCGAGCTCGCGCAGGTCCCGGCGCCCGGCGCCTTGAGCTTCAAGTTGCCGACGTGGTCGCCGTGCATGTGGGTCAGCAGCACGAGGTGGATCTCGCCCAGCCGCGGATCGTTGCCGCCGGTCACGGTGGGTCCTGCGTCGTAGAGGAAACGCACGCCGCTCGGATCCTCGAAAATGATCGCGCGATCGTTTGCGCACAGCTCCCCGGGGTGCGAGCCGACCGGGGTGATCTTCACGTTCTGGGAGAGCGCCGGCAACGCGGCGAGCGAAAGGGCGATTGCTGCACAGGCGATTCTCATGCGAGTCCTCCGGTGAGGCTGGTGGTTGGTATTGGTATCCCTGCAAGCCACGCCCATCCGTTGCGCCACGCCGCGGCTGTTTCGGAGGCTCATGGCCAGCAGAATGATAGGGCAACGGAGCTGCCTCGTGGCAAATGGGAATGGCGGATGCATCGAAAATCGGAATCGAGAATGACACGTCGAGCGCCGTCACGTTTCGATACGTGAACACGCGATCATGCGAGCAATTGCTTTACCATGAGCAACAAGCGCTATTTACGCGGTTGGGTCGGATTACTCGCGCGCGTGACTTTCGAGGGCAGCCAGGTACAGCGCATGGGATCTCGTTCGTCCGTCAGAACGACAACAGCGAGGTGATCATTCGTACCCCCGAGCAGGAGCCCGATACGCTCGACGAGCTCATGCACATGTCGGCGCGCTTCAAGACGAAGTTCTCCGTAGAGGACGACCAGGTAGTGTTCACCCATTGCGCCTGATGCGATGGAACGGGACGACGGGGAGAAAGCAATGGCAGAGAACATTCGTCTCGACGGCAAAGTCGCGATCGTCACCGGCGGCGGGCGCGGGCTGGGTCGCGCGATGGCGCTGGCACTGGCTGAAGCGGGCGCCCGCGTCGTCGCCGTGGATCTCGTCGCGGAGAACCTTGCGCGTGTCGAGCGCGCGGCGGACTCCGTCTCCGGCGCACTCGCCTGCGTTGCCGCAGATATCCGCAATGCGCGGGACTGCCAGCACGCGATCGCGGCTGCGCACGAGCGCTTCGGCGGGCTCGACATTCTGGTCAACAATGCGGGGCTCCTTCCCTCCTACGCCTGGCCCGGACGTTTCCTCGTCGGCGCTCCGCAGGCGAAGTTCTGGAATCTCGGCGACGACGTGGTACAGAACGTGATCGACACGAACTACGTCGCGCACGACCGCATGAC
This window encodes:
- a CDS encoding MBL fold metallo-hydrolase is translated as MHPPFPFATRQLRCPIILLAMSLRNSRGVAQRMGVACRDTNTNHQPHRRTRMRIACAAIALSLAALPALSQNVKITPVGSHPGELCANDRAIIFEDPSGVRFLYDAGPTVTGGNDPRLGEIHLVLLTHMHGDHVGNLKLKAPGAGTCASSGRVPAPNSTTAEVVTEHNAVLVTTRAMAGFVSGKVQAISGKPLPFCPQPGGTTTVPVKSACSSRIDMGGVFFAQAQGASKAVEITIVYASHVNDAPPALLSKEEQQRLKADGAIHEYGPATGFVVKFTNGLVAYLSGDTGIHSEMKTVIHDYHKANLAVLNLGVNPGIFISGAHVVNELVRPESVILTHVNEPATEGGKLLPKSKTAAVIKDLKHPAHLAISGRTMEFDGQGKCVAGC